A stretch of the Aspergillus puulaauensis MK2 DNA, chromosome 6, nearly complete sequence genome encodes the following:
- a CDS encoding uncharacterized protein (COG:O;~EggNog:ENOG410PQ2A;~InterPro:IPR001623,IPR036869,IPR018253;~PFAM:PF00226): MTVLPDFDPYEALGVAKDATLTDIKSSHRKLVLKCHPDKIKDESQRSQAQDQFQKVQQAYECLSDETSRAKYDNKVKLAELKREMMSRGGSYSRSNTREYRDGRYYEERVPADPEVVFEDEARFAESPRPSSRKHEEYGARPRSRATEEKRRAKTHASSTARAAKEAAKDARESAKATRADRDKYRTKERRRQTHDKYGFVESDYSESDSGRSEVLYYIPVKRPSDHKRHRDSKPRPTESSRRSKAHYDDDDYSDDYRHDKHDMQYSSARDYIRRSKETIAETDRRHRSSRSPLRYDSPEPEHSSRSKRSTRESRPPTSHHSSFEHLEPRVPSMPTAATFPGPMGSSSPRTSQPPKSSARAQSRSNRESARRSEPVHMYTRLRGEKSDSGYASSSPTPETVDASPKPRYKNRPEPVIVEPSTGTPPPLRHSRTYSPPRPERQKPVRSTTYAYPPEASTSTRRHLYREVEKDPRQVEKEIRHAREVQPDIHYIRPQAAHSQSYHDKYAPPVGRRQSAY, translated from the coding sequence ATGACTGTGTTACCAGATTTCGACCCGTACGAGGCTCTCGGTGTTGCGAAAGATGCGACTCTGACCGACATCAAGTCTTCACATCGAAAGCTCGTACTGAAATGCCATCCCGACAAGATCAAGGACGAGTCGCAACGCAGCCAGGCCCAGGACCAGTTCCAGAAAGTACAACAAGCCTACGAGTGCCTTTCCGACGAAACGAGCAGGGCCAAGTATGACAACAAGGTTAAATTGGCAGAACTGAAGCGCGAAATGATGTCGCGAGGCGGTTCGTACTCCCGGTCGAATACTCGCGAGTACCGCGACGGTCGTTATTACGAGGAGAGAGTCCCAGCCGATCCTGAAGTTGTCTTTGAGGACGAGGCTCGATTTGCCGAATCGCCACGGCCCTCCTCGCGTAAACACGAAGAGTACGGGGCTCGCCCGCGGTCGAGAGCCACAGAGGAGAAACGGAGGGCGAAGACACATGCATCAAGTACTGCTCGTGCTGCAAAGGAAGCCGCAAAGGACGCTCGCGAGTCCGCCAAAGCAACTCGAGCGGATCGGGACAAATACCGAACCAAGGAACGGAGGCGCCAAACTCACGACAAGTATGGTTTTGTAGAATCAGACTACTCCGAATCCGATTCAGGTAGGTCTGAGGTGTTGTACTACATACCTGTCAAGCGGCCATCGGATCACAAGCGCCATCGCGATTCCAAGCCCAGACCGACCGAGTCAAGTCGCCGGTCAAAGGCCCACTACGACGATGACGATTATTCCGACGACTACAGACATGACAAGCATGACATGCAGTATTCTAGCGCAAGGGATTACATCCGACGCTCGAAGGAAACTATCGCTGAAACCGACCGACGCCACCGTTCTTCTCGTTCACCCCTCCGTTACGATtcaccagaaccagaacacTCAAGTCGATCAAAGCGCTCTACCCGGGAATCGCGACCTCCCACCTCCCACCACAGTTCGTTCGAGCATCTTGAACCACGTGTACCTTCAATGCCGACGGCAGCAACGTTCCCTGGCCCAATGGGCTCCTCGTCTCCCCGAACGTCACAGCCCCCGAAGTCTTCAGCTCGTGCTCAATCTCGGTCCAATCGTGAAAGTGCTCGTCGGTCGGAACCGGTTCACATGTACACAAGACTGAGAGGCGAAAAGTCTGACTCGGGCTACGCAAGCTCAAGTCCAACTCCGGAGACTGTGGATGCTTCACCCAAGCCTCGCTACAAAAACAGGCCTGAGCCGGTTATTGTCGAGCCCAGTACTGGCACACCGCCACCCTTGAGACACTCAAGAACATACTCGCCTCCTCGTCCGGAGCGACAAAAGCCTGTGCGGAGCACCACCTATGCTTACCCTCCAGaggcatccacatccacTCGTCGACATCTCTATCGGGAAGTCGAGAAGGATCCACGGCAGGTGGAGAAGGAAATCAGGCACGCACGGGAAGTCCAGCCGGATATCCATTACATCCGCCCTCAAGCTGCGCATTCTCAGTCGTACCACGATAAATATGCTCCGCCGGTGGGACGACGCCAATCCGCATACTAG
- a CDS encoding putative sterol o-acyltransferase (APE2) (COG:I;~EggNog:ENOG410PH83;~InterPro:IPR014371,IPR004299;~PFAM:PF03062;~TransMembrane:9 (i96-116o136-158i170-189o201-220i326-344o375-395i447-466o478-495i507-529o);~go_function: GO:0008374 - O-acyltransferase activity [Evidence IEA]), with protein MSSAVSHQNGSAALRPRAVPGTKKVDDLLSSQLDRADTESSGRSTPVPEDAPPSARSIWTARKQARARNRLFYTINYVPRVSHFDPRSDYHNFRGFFTLFWIGLFIMVVTTVLRNIKDTGYPLRVRVWSLLTENVWSMGFSDIAMVCTSGMVIPLHHLSRTKGLFRWERGGIVLQSIFEAVWLAVWIEWPFMLRWTWTAQVFFTLHTLTILMKIHSYAFYNGHLSAAERRLSSLDNPGSKSTDAAVRRYPELSSPQQPVRRASTHKRSNSVVDLRDDLATELTSPMGNVTYPQNLTLYNYIDFLFCPTLCYELEYPRSKERSWMEVGFKTLAVFGCIFLLTLVSEEFILPVLAEAGTRLHSSNNFAEMALAMSEAISMLLFPFMITFLLVFLVIFEYLLGAFAEITCFADRHFYSDWWNSCDWLEFSREWNIPVHHFLRRHVYYSSLSYFSQPVAMFITFLVSSVFHELVMSCITKKLRGYGFLAMMLQLPIIAIQKSKYFRHKTTLNNVFFWLSMIFGLSLMCTLYVLV; from the exons ATGTCCTCTGCCGTCTCACACCAGAACGGGTCTGCAGCGCTGCGGCCACGTGCGGTTCCTGGGACAAAGAAAGTCGACGACTTGCTCTCCTCACAATTGGACAGGGCAGACACCGAGTCGAG TGGCCGCTCAACCCCAGTCCCCGAAGATGCACCCCCGTCCGCGCGTTCCATATGGACAGCTAGGAAACAAGCCAGAGCTCGCAACCGGCTCTTCTATACTATCAATTATGTCCCCCGCGTATCGCACTTCGACCCGCGAAGTGATTACCATAACTTCCGTGGCTTTTTCACGCTCTTCTGGATTGGTTTGTTTATCATGGTGGTTACAACCGTGCTGCGCAACATCAAGGATACCGGTTACCCTCTGCGAGTGAGGGTATGGAGTTTATTAACGGAGAATGTATGGTCCATGGGCTTTAGCGATATCGCGATGGTATGCACCAGTGGAATGGTTATCCCACTCCATCATTTGTCCAGGACCAAGGGCCTTTTTCGCTGGGAAAGAGGCGGTATTGTGCTGCAGAGTATCTTCGAAGCAGTTTGGCTCGCGGTGTGGATCGA GTGGCCGTTTATGCTCCGTTGGACGTGGACTGCGcaggtcttcttcactcTGCACACCCTCACTATTCTCATGAAGATCCACTCCTATGCCTTCTACAACGGACACCTTAGCGCGGCCGAGCGCCGACTTTCGTCTCTCGACAACCCTGGCTCGAAGTCAACGGATGCAGCCGTTCGACGGTATCCCGAGCTTTCGtcgccccagcagccagTGCGCCGTGCCAGTACCCATAAGCGGTCGAATTCGGTTGTGGATTTGCGCGACGACCTAGCTACTGAGTTGACGTCGCCGATGGGAAATGTCACATATCCACAAAACTTGACGCTCTACAACTACATTGACTTCCTATTTTGCCCTACTCTATGCTATGAGCTAGAGTATCCTCGGAGCAAAGAGAGGTCGTGGATGGAGGTCGGGTTCAAGACTCTTGCAGTGTTTGGGTGTATCTTTCTTCTGACACTCGTGAGTGAAGAGTTTATATTGCCAGTTCTCGCAGAGGCCGGCACCCGCCTGCATTCTTCAAATAACTTCGCAGAGATGGCCCTCGCCATGTCGGAGGCAATCAGCATGCTCCTGTTTCCGTTCATGATCACTTTCCTGCTCGTGTTTCTTGTCATTTTCGAGTACCTCTTGGGTGCATTTGCTGAGATCACTTGTTTCGCCGACCGTCACTTCTACTCTGACTGGTGGAATTCCTGCGATTG GCTCGAATTCTCTCGCGAGTGGAACATCCCCGTCCACCACTTCCTCCGTCGTCACGTTTACTACTCCTCGCTATCTTATTTCTCTCAGCCAGTCGCCATGttcatcaccttcctcgTCAGCTCCGTCTTCCACGAACTCGTAATGAGCTGCATCACCAAGAAGTTGCGCGGGTACGGGTTTCTTGCCATGATGCTCCAGCTTCCAATCATCGCAATCCAGAAGTCCAAGTACTTCCGCCACAAGACTACCCTCAAC aatgtcttcttctggctttCAATGATCTTCGGTCTTTCACTG ATGTGTACATTATACGTACTCGTCTAG
- the APL4 gene encoding AP-1 complex subunit gamma (COG:U;~EggNog:ENOG410PFIJ;~InterPro:IPR016024,IPR011989,IPR013041,IPR002553, IPR008152,IPR008153,IPR017107;~PFAM:PF01602,PF02883;~go_component: GO:0005794 - Golgi apparatus [Evidence IEA];~go_component: GO:0030117 - membrane coat [Evidence IEA];~go_component: GO:0030121 - AP-1 adaptor complex [Evidence IEA];~go_process: GO:0006886 - intracellular protein transport [Evidence IEA];~go_process: GO:0016192 - vesicle-mediated transport [Evidence IEA]) — MASLKQFIRNVRSAKTIADERAVIQKESAAIRASFREESHDSGIRRNNVAKLLYLFTLGERTHFGQIECLKLLASHRFADKRLGYLGTMLLLDENQEVLTLVTNSLKNDLNHSNQYIVGLSLCTLGNIASVEMARDLFAEVETLLSTANPYIRRKAALCAMRICRKVPDLQEHFLEKAKNLLSDRNHGVLLCGLTFVIDMCEAEEAEEGQEGVIEMFRPLAPGLVRALKGLTTSGYAPEHDVSGITDPFVQVKILRLLRALAHGDTATSELINDILAQVATNTDSSKNVGNSILYEAVLTILDIEADSGLRVLGVNILGKFLTNKDNNIRYVALNTLNKVVAIEPNAVQRHRNTILECLRDPDISIRRRALDLSFMLINESNVRVLVRELLAFLEVADNEFKPVMTTQIGIAADRYAPNKRWHADTILRVLKLAGAYVKEQILSSFVRLIATTPELQTYSVQKLYLSLKEDISQEGLTLAATWLIGEYGDNLLRGGQYEEEELVKEIKESDIVDLFDNILNSTYATQTVIEYITTASMKLTVRMSDAAQIERLRRSLSGRTADLSVEIQQRAVEYENLFGYDQIRRGVLERMPPPEIREETRVLGPTTKKRQSKLLKDKSRKPAKPAEQDMLLDLMGGSDVPVTSPTTNGSQNTADLLADILGGDSGLSSPAPQPAQQQPVSNTAAIMDLFGSNGGTPSPQPAAPASASLDLLGGAGAPVSTPSPSAPAAYTVFNKNDLVLSLQVQRGNNTAQIHARFRNESSFSQFSSVGLQAAVPKSQRLQLSAINKAELDSGDEGVQMLKVTAVTGSLPPKLRLRLRVTYAKDGSEPTTDQVDWSES, encoded by the exons ATGGCATCCC TCAAGCAATTCATCCGGAATGTTCGATCGGCCAAGACAATTGCAGATGAGCGGGCTGTTATCCAAAAAGAAAGTGCCGCCATCCGCGCGTCGTTCAGGGAAGAGAGCCACGATTCAGGCATCCG GAGAAACAATGTAGCCAAGCTGCTCTATCTATTCACCCTCGGCGAGCGTACACATTTCGGTCAAATCGAATGTCTGAAATTATTAGCCTCGCATCGGTTTGCCGATAAGCGGTTGGGTTATCTAGGCAcgatgttgctgctggacgAGAACCAAGAAGTGTTGACACTGGTGACAAACTCGCTCAAGAA TGACCTCAACCACTCCAACCAATATATCGTCGGCCTTTCCCTTTGCACTCTCGGCAATATTGCGTCCGTAGAGATGGCTCGAGACTTGTTTGCCGAAGTTGAAACCCTCCTTTCCACCGCCAATCCTTATATTCGGAGAAAAGCAGCATTGTGTGCTATGCGCATCTGTCGCAAGGTCCCCGACTTGCAGGAGCACTTCCTAGAAAAAGCGAAGAATCTGTTGTCGGATAGGAACCACGGTGTTCTTCTATGCGGTCTCACTTTCGTAATTGATATGTGTGAAGCGGAAGAGGCCGAGGAAGGTCAAGAGGGAGTAATTGAGATGTTCCGACCCCTTGCTCCGGGTCTTGTACGTGCTCTGAAAGGATTAACCACTTCCGGCTATGCTCCTGAGCATGATGTGTCCGGTATAACCGACCCATTCGTGCAAGTGAAGATCCTTCGTCTGCTCAGAGCCCTGGCGCACGGTGATACCGCTACGAGTGAGTTGATCAATGATATCCTCGCCCAAGTCGCGACCAACACCGACTCCTCAAAGAATGTGGGGAACTCGATTCTGTACGAGGCGGTCTTGACTATTCTCGACATCGAAGCAGACTCAGGTTTGAGAGTGCTGGGTGTCAATATTCTTGGAAAGTTCCTTACAAACAAGGACAACAACATTCGCTACGTCGCCCTGAACACACTTAACAAGGTTGTTGCAATTGAGCCGAACGCGGTACAGAGGCATCGTAACACTATTCTGGAGTGTCTCCGTGATCCGGACATTAGCATTAGGAGACGAGCTCTCGATCTGAGCTTTATGCTGATCAACGAAAGCAATGTCCGGGTCCTGGTGCGGGAGCTGCTAGCCTTCTTGGAAGTTGCCGACAACGAATTTAAACCTGTAATGACGACTCAGATCGGCATTGCTGCGGACCGATATGCCCCCAACAAGCGCTGGCACGCCGATACGATACTGCGAGTTCTTAAGCTGGCCGGTGCCTATGTTAAGGAGCAAATCTTGTCGTCCTTCGTGCGCCTCATTGCGACCACTCCAGAATTGCAGACTTACTCAGTGCAAAAACTATACCTGTCATTGAAGGAAGATATTTCACAAGAAGGCCTTACGCTCGCCGCCACTTGGCTTATTGGTGAATATGGCGACAACCTGCTTCGCGGCGGCCAatatgaagaagaagagcttgTTAAGGAAATTAAAGAAAGCGACATTGTTGACCTCTTCGATAACATCCTCAACAGCACATACGCAACTCAAACTGTGATCGAATACATCACCACAGCCTCTATGAAGCTTACTGTGCGTATGTCTGATGCGGCACAGATTGAACGCCTCCGACGGTCATTGAGCGGCCGCACCGCAGATTTGAGCGTCGAAATTCAACAGCGCGCTGTTGAATATGAGAACCTGTTTGGTTATGACCAGATCCGCCGGGGTGTCTTGGAGCGAATGCCTCCGCCCGAAATCCGTGAAGAAACACGAGTCTTGGGCCCAACGACCAAAAAACGACAGAGCAAGCTGCTCAAAGACAAGTCAAGAAAACCCGCAAAGCCGGCCGAGCAGGACATGCTTCTTGACCTCATGGGTGGCTCCGATGTTCCCGTAACCAGCCCTACCACGAACGGATCTCAGAATACTGCCGACTTACTTGCAGATATCCTGGGAGGTGATTCCGGTCTTTCGTCTCCTGCTCCCCAACCCgctcaacagcagcctgTTTCCAACACTGCTGCGATAATGGATTTGTTCGGCTCAAATGGAGGCACGCCGTCTCCTCAACCGGCTGCTCCGGCCTCGGCATCTCTCGATCTCCTCGGAGGCGCTGGTGCCCCAGTCtcaactccttctccttcggcGCCCGCTGCCTATACGGTATTCAACAAGAACGATTTAGTGCTTTCTCTGCAGGTCCAGCGAGGCAACAACACAGCCCAGATCCACGCTCGGTTCCGAAACGAATCAAGCTTCAGCCAGTTCAGCAGCGTTggtctccaggctgctgtGCCCAAGAGCCAGCGCCTGCAACTCAGCGCCATCAACAAAGCCGAACTTGACTCCGGAGACGAAGGTGTTCAAATGTTGAAAGTAACAGCAGTCACCGGG TCCCTTCCACCCAAGCTCCGCCTTCGTCTCCGCGTGACTTACGCAAAGGACGGGTCTGAACCCACAACCGACCAAGTCGACTGGTCCGAATCGTAA
- a CDS encoding uncharacterized protein (COG:K;~EggNog:ENOG410Q2P7;~InterPro:IPR036864,IPR007219,IPR001138;~PFAM:PF00172,PF04082;~TransMembrane:1 (o519-538i);~go_function: GO:0000981 - DNA-binding transcription factor activity, RNA polymerase II-specific [Evidence IEA];~go_function: GO:0003677 - DNA binding [Evidence IEA];~go_function: GO:0008270 - zinc ion binding [Evidence IEA];~go_process: GO:0006351 - transcription, DNA-templated [Evidence IEA];~go_process: GO:0006355 - regulation of transcription, DNA-templated [Evidence IEA]): MSDPSPTRRGGRLRRACDLCQQKKIRCDNGKPECENCRLSGSHCTVTRRSPPIRSNTKERLAEAKSRIRELEASVITQRDLQSPFHGDRSAGSFDSLSPGYLEEPHDVETTLAMFQTHIALCGVGAAGSAERDSFCSLIHQRTGCDFDIDKFLQGLPNASGIPNSRDPEKTTSQKWPSQILVQTCIHQFVKTGLYSVFPIANVEVLQTLLNQNILDHQTQPTHIANLACLVAFTALVTELHRLEPAFSDTDPDSYLRAALSLLPRLLMEAANLRTLETFTLIVTYLLPIGHTKTADFLLAVAVRILYNIGGNRYSVILKPEGGHLRAIFWHCYILDKELAIRFGRPPLINDIDCDLRLPDNYISSWSHDHFFHRPLSSQILLYTSDLRLALIKSKIYALLYSDHGRAQPEARRLQYIRELDEELNALKYSFPSSCWPDVFATGDSPDYTFHDLSLRGVNLHLEYYFCLGKIHGASNAYSLTSPHSWSFLPSSAELFYQESRTMLLYISRIRRFLNWHTYWIHAQFILTAVVSLFRHLIISPMADTFIRDLQILENTAETFSDLDRESRATRRFAPFFFTSCFTRKLVFLAKQSSRQAGGGQHQRVRP; the protein is encoded by the exons ATGAGTGATCCGTCACCAACTCGGCGTGGCGGCAGGCTACGACGGGCCTGTGATCTCTGCCAACAAAAGAAA ATTCGATGTGATAACGGCAAGCCCGAGTGTGAAAACTGCCGTCTGTCTGGATCCCATTGCACCGTGACACGGAGATCACCTCCAATACGGAGTAACACCAAGGA ACGACTTGCGGAAGCTAAATCGCGAATACGGGAGCTAGAAGCATCAGTTATAACCCAGAGAGATTTACAGAGCCCCTTTCACGGCGACAGGTCTGCAGGCTCGTTTGACAGCCTGTCTCCTGGGTATTTAGAGGAACCCCATGATGTTGAAACTACGCTGGCAATGTTTCAAACGCACATTGCATTGTGTGGAGTTGGAGCTGCTGGCTCAGCTGAGAGGGACTCCTTCTGTTCACTTATTCATCAACGAACTGGTTGTGActttgatattgataagTTTTTACAAGGCTTGCCAAATGCCTCTGGGATTCCGAACTCTAGAGACCCAGAAAAGACTACATCACAAAAGTGGCCTTCACAAATCTTGGTTCAAACCTGTATACACCAATTTGTGAAAACAGGCCTGTATTCAGTCTTTCCAATTGCCAACGTTGAAGTGTTACAAACATTGCTCAATCAGAACATCTTGGACCaccaaacccaacccacTCACATAGCCAACCTGGCTTGCTTAGTTGCATTCACAGCTTTAGTAACAGAACTACATCGTCTTGAACCTGCTTTCTCTGATACAGACCCGGACTCCTACCTCCGGGCTGCACTGTCACTGTTGCCCCGActgttgatggaggctgcTAATTTGAGGACCCTCGAAACATTTACCCTTATC GTCACATATCTTCTGCCCATCGGTCACACGAAAACGGCGGATTTCTTACTAGCAGTCGCCGTCCGAATTCTCTATAATATAGGGGGAAACCGTTATTCTGTGATTCTAAAGCCCGAGGGAGGGCATCTACGCGCTATATTCTGGCATTGTTATATTCTGGATAAGGAACTGGCTATCCGTTTTGGACGCCCGCCCTTGATCAACGACATTGACTGTGACTTACGGCTGCCTGACAACTACATTTCGTCCTGGTCGCATGACCATTTCTTCCATCGCCCACTATCCTCTCAGATTCTTCTATATACATCGGATCTTCGCCTCGCGCTGATCAAATCAAAGATCTATGCTCTCCTCTACTCCGATCACGGCCGGGCACAACCTGAGGCCAGGCGCCTTCAGTATATTCGCGAATTAGATGAAGAATTGAACGCTCTAAAGTATAGCTTTCCTTCTAGCTGCTGGCCTGATGTGTTTGCAACAGGAGACTCGCCAGATTACACATTCCATGATTTAAGCCTACGGGGAGTCAACCTGCACCTCGAGTACTACTTCTGCTTGGGCAAAATCCACGGAGCAAGCAACGCTTACAGTCTGACTTCCCCACATAGCTGGTCTTTCCTGCCTTCTAGCGCCGAGCTCTTCTACCAAGAATCACGAACCATgctgttatatatatctcGAATACGACGGTTCCTCAACTGGCATACTTACTG GATCCATGCTCAGTTTATATTGACCGCTGTCGTATCACTTTTCCGACACCTCATCATTTCTCCCATGGCGGACACCTTCATCAGAGACCTCCAGATCCTGGAGAATACAGCGGAGACCTTTTCCGACCTTGACCGTGAATCTCGGGCTACACGCCGTTTTGcgcctttcttcttcacctcgtGCTTCACACGGAAACTGGTATTCCTCGCAAAGCAATCTTCGCGACAAGCCGGTGGTGGACAGCATCAGCGAGTACGACCCTGA
- a CDS encoding metallophosphatase domain-containing protein (COG:S;~EggNog:ENOG410PGFV;~InterPro:IPR004843,IPR029052;~PFAM:PF00149;~go_function: GO:0016787 - hydrolase activity [Evidence IEA]), with amino-acid sequence MHRKTRFVCVSDTHGYTPSEAGFRLPVGDVLIHAGDLTNQGSKPELRKTMDWIAAADFEAKIVICGNHDITLDTPFYKLHGPRFHNKQPQSPSECIDIVTKASPSIVFLQHQSALVRLRRPNGPNTVFKVFGSPYSQCEGPWAFLYESNEAESLWSQIPLDADVVVTHMPPRLHCDRVSGVSMGCLGLKRRLQMVRPCLAVCGHIHESRGFERVRWAPVSKEAEGEGENAEDQMVKGVLPPQGSKKQSLVDMTGKRAPKLDNDGFSGAKASFPSPDSQDVVLLPPHNPKEDHGFSDSDTLSEAQNTDTLGLQAQRRETCVVNAAVMASNWPHRGGRKFYPGPIVVDLELPVWTE; translated from the exons ATGCATCGAAAAACACGGTTCGTTTGCGTCTCCGATACGCACGGCTATACGCCATCTGAGGCTGGCTTTAGACTCCCCGTAGGCGACGTCCTGATTCACGCAGGAGACCTGACAAATCAGGGAAGCAAACCCGAGCTTCGCAAAACCATGGACTGGATCGCGGCTGCAGACTTTGAAGCCAAGATTGTCATTTGCG GAAACCACGACATAACCCTCGACACGCCCTTCTACAAACTTCACGGACCAAGATTCCACAACAAGCAGCCCCAATCCCCATCCGAATGCATAGACATCGTCACCAAAGCCTCGCCCTCTATCGTATTCCTCCAGCACCAGTCAGCACTAGTGCGGCTGCGCCGGCCCAATGGGCCAAACACGGTCTTTAAAGTCTTCGGCTCGCCCTACTCGCAATGCGAGGGCCCCTGGGCCTTTCTATACGAGTCCAACGAGGCTGAGAGCCTCTGGAGCCAGATTCCATTGGATGCTGATGTTGTTGTCACACATATGCCGCCACGTTTGCATTGTGACAGAGTGTCTGGAGTGTCGATGGGGTGTTTGGgcttgaagaggaggctgcaGATGGTTAGACCTTGTCTGGCTGTTTGTGGCCATATCCACGAGTCAAGGGGCTTTGAGCGGGTGCGTTGGGCCCCTGTATCCAAGGAGGCTGAAGGGGAGGGTGAGAATGCCGAGGACCAAATGGTAAAAGGTGTTCTTCCGCCTCAGGgaagcaaaaagcaaagccTTGTTGATATGACAGGTAAACGAGCCCCGAAGCTTGATAATGACGGGTTTTCCGGGGCAAAAGCTTCTTTCCCGTCGCCAGACTCCCAAGACGTCGTTCTACTTCCGCCGCACAACCCCAAGGAGGATCATGGATTCTCAGATTCAGACACGCTATCTGAAGCTCAAAATACTGACACATTGGGGCTCCAAGCGCAAAGACGCGAGACATGTGTTGTCAATGCTGCTGTCATGGCGTCTAACTGGCCGCATCGGGGAGGCAGGAAGTTCTATCCTGGCCCAATAGTTGTTGACCTTGAGCTGCCCGTTTGGACGGAATAG